The sequence GTAAATAATTgcggacatagatttaaggtaaagggtaggaagtttagaggggatttaaggaagactttttttcccccagagggtgatgggtatCTGGCAAGCACTGTCtgaaaaggtggtagaggcaggaaccatCATAACATTGAAGATGTATTTAGACGAACACACTTGAAGTACCgtagcatacaaggctacaggccaagagctggaaaacggGACTAgaataaaggtaaagtcactgcAGTCCCAGAGGGAtgttctgtcattagagagactcgaatggtagtggtttaacctgggcACCATGCCGCAGGCAAGGGGACAGGATAAGAAAGTCagagtcctttgtggtaacctgAACTGGTACAGGAAGTGAACCCATGCtgctggtgtcactctgcatcacaagccaGCTGTCTAGGGCCAAATCTGCTGCTGGGATGGGAAGAGATTTTGTGTGGGGGATAAGCACCACCAGACTGGCAGGCCTATTTCCTACAAACATACATGGAAAAtacaagcaggagtaggccatttggccatttgagcctgctgcaccatttagtATGATCTGGTTGCAGTGTCAATTTCACTTTCCCATCTGCCTCCCATAACCATTGATTGCCTTGTCTATCAAAACCCTTGAGCTGTAAGGTCTATGTCATTCTTTTGGGACTGAATCAAAACATGGAACATCACAGGGTGGACTGAGAGATCTGGATTTGGTCTACATACCCTATGGTTGGATAATTCTGACCGAGAAGTTTGTCATTGTGCATCGCACCTGACTATTTGCTGTTACATTGCAACTTTTGTTTTGGCTGTTTTAGTCACGATATCAAAGATTACTTTCCCACTGCCATTTAAAATGACGAGTCAAGATTGGAAGTCAAAGAGGATCTTTATTTTTCATAATATTCAAAAAGCCAACAAACTCCAGCCTATTACATTTCTCACTGCAACTACCAGTGATTGGTCATGACAATTGGAAGGCGAATGTAGCTTGATGCCTTTTAGCTGATGCGGACTGTCTCATCAGATACCAGTTTGCCATCAATGAGTTTCTGAGTGGTGACTACCGTTTTCTTGATAGTTTGTGAGGTGGCACCTGTTcatacaaaacaaagaaaaatcagattgTGAGCAGGTATGTTTGCAGACAAGAAACTTAACATACAATATGTTTCTAGCCTCGCTGGATGCATCACACATCCTTGTAGAATCTACTTGctgccaccccaccctccccagtCTAAGCTGATTCATTTCAACAGAATGTGAAACAGGACAGATTACCAGCTGTATGGAGCAGGTGGAAATCTATCCGGTGGTATGTACAGCAGGGACATTATAAAATTACATGTACAAATTCTCTCAATTAAATGATCTTACCAGAGGTTGACTCAACAAGTGCgctgtaaaaacaaaaaaaggaaaagtGAGACAGAAATAAATCAGCTCAGTGCTATTACACACATAAAACCAAGGTGTGGATGGGGGATTTCACAACTTTGCCATAATGGTCATTACTTTTTCTACCTTTTCTACTGATGCTACTTACTTGATGTCTTCTCCATCCAGCAGACGTTTGTATGTTGCTATTTCAGCCTCAAGTTTCATCTTCACGTTCAAGAGACTTTCATACTCTCTGACCTGGGACTGCATATCACTGCGCATCTGAAACAGATCTCCCTCTAGTTTGGCAATCACGCCATTTAGGCTCTGCAGCTCCATATCATATCTCAGTTCTGTATCTTTGAGAGTGCCTTCCAGTGAGTTTTtctagaataaaataaaaatacaggCTCAACTTTTTACTAGAATATATATGATCTTGCAATTAGATCAGTCAGTATTGCATGCAATGTGTGATGTGAGGCTTTGGTTTGTGTtacacttcttcagaatggagTGCTTACCATGCTTTGAAGAGTCTCCAGCTCAACGTCCAGAGACTGTACCTGGCGGTGCAGTTCAGTGACTTGTACCTTTGCACCTCGCAGTTCTTCAGTATTGTGTTCGACTTCAACTTTGTAGTTATCTATCTGCAATAAGAAGTAATGTAATTAAGTGACAGCACTTTTCACCAGTGTTCACAAGATGTTATATTTTGAGAATATTTGATCAAATTGCAATCCCATGCAATTCTGTGTGCTTGGAAGATTAAATTGAGTCAAATGTTATCAGTGGAAGCATGTGGAATTGTGTAATTCTGTGGAAATAAAAGCACTTTGTTCACCTGGTTCTTGTACCAGTTCTCTGCATCATCCTTGTTTCTCTGTGCCACCTCTTCATATTGATTTCTGATCTCAGCAATGATCTTAGCCAGATCTGGACCTTGAGGAGAGTCCACTTCAACCTGCACACTCGAGTCAGTGATCTGGGAGCGAAGAGCTTTGACTTCCTGTAGAATTAAAAGACAATTTTCATCCATTATTACCGAACTAGCCATATCCTGCTCCATATCCAGAACTCAAAGGATTGGAGAGTCAAAATGGAGCAGAATTTCATAGCTCATTCCCATTAGTGAATGCTATCTGTGttatattttattaatttatCTCTATTATTGCTTTCATACAGAAATTACTTGTGAACCAATAATCTGGTTTCCCAACTGTTTACTGCAATCTCCCTCCTTACAATTATCCCATAGCTCCTTGTCAACAAGAGACAACTCTGTGGAACTTACGTCTTCATGGTTCTTCCTGATGTAGATGAGCTCCTCTTTGAGAGACTCGATCTCACCTTCCAGGTGCAGGCGCCCAATGTTGGTGTCGTCGATGACTTTGCGCAGTCCGTTGATGTCATTCTCCACAGACTGCCTGATGCTCAGTTCGGACTCCCACCTGTGCAGGGGAAAGACAAACAGGTCAGGTCAGAGGAGCTGTGGTGGGTGGGGAAGGTATTCCCTCACTGATCACAGTGGGGTTCAACCATGTGGACATTATGCACGTGGGACAGATGGGGGATTGAAGTACTGAAACAAAAAGACCACCTTCCATCCAAAACTATATCTGTGACATGGTTTAATAAGTGTATAAGAGCACATGTTAACATCCTCATGACACAGTCTTAGTATCCATCCCTCTGAGTCAGAAAAGCGagattcaagtcccagctgctcgaGGGGTGTTCACAAtagctctgaacaggttggttagaaactACCTACAATGTTGACTCTAAGGACTGTTGTGTCCTAAtgtagtgtccctgcctcagGTCCAGAAGGCCtaaattcaaatctcacctaccccacccctctctcccgcccccaaAGTATATCATAACAGGCCTGAAGGTAACTGGGAGGATATGTGTAtgggtaatgtgtgtgtgtgtgtgtgtgtgtgtgtgtgtgtgtgtgtgtgtgtgtgtgtgagagagagagggaactcACTTCACTCTGAAGTCGTCAGCAGCCAGGCGAGCATTATCGATCTGAAGTACCAAACGAGCATTTTCGATGGTCATATCATAGACCTGAAGGATTGAAACGCATACATTGATTAAAGTGTCATTTcgtgtatttttttaaagttaaagATGAGCCAGTGTGGGGAGGATGGGTTCCGCAACAGCAAGCCTCTGTGCCAGGTATTGTGTAACAGGAGAGAAGCTTGAACAGCTTGGGGCTGGGGAGAATCGTTTGGAGGCGAGGATAACGGCGGCTAGtctcctctccttccctctcGGTGCACAGTGTGCCAGCAGAGCCCCCTATCCATAACCCAACAATCAGCTAAAT is a genomic window of Stegostoma tigrinum isolate sSteTig4 chromosome X, sSteTig4.hap1, whole genome shotgun sequence containing:
- the krt18a.1 gene encoding keratin, type I cytoskeletal 18; translation: MSFRSYSSLSTHGGPMSLRRSVPLQSSASSISGFGQRVSVSRASIARPVGMVSGAGIGISIGGVSNQKETMQGLNDRLASYLEKVRSLETANANLELQIKEHLESRGASVRDWSVYEKPLSDLRKEVYDMTIENARLVLQIDNARLAADDFRVKWESELSIRQSVENDINGLRKVIDDTNIGRLHLEGEIESLKEELIYIRKNHEDEVKALRSQITDSSVQVEVDSPQGPDLAKIIAEIRNQYEEVAQRNKDDAENWYKNQIDNYKVEVEHNTEELRGAKVQVTELHRQVQSLDVELETLQSMKNSLEGTLKDTELRYDMELQSLNGVIAKLEGDLFQMRSDMQSQVREYESLLNVKMKLEAEIATYKRLLDGEDINALVESTSGATSQTIKKTVVTTQKLIDGKLVSDETVRIS